The following proteins are encoded in a genomic region of Galbibacter sp. BG1:
- the pxpB gene encoding 5-oxoprolinase subunit PxpB, whose translation MNRFKLEYKKFGPKALLIEWPRTVDEEILNDIIKFKKLILDNIQGYELVPAYNSLTVISQTAIDHDNLIKKIKEIYRENYTSAKIQRKLWHIPVCYDEDFGIDLEAFSVAKKLSIDRIIELHIEQLYTIYCIGFLPGFMYLGGLNKTLHHPRRNQPRLNIPQGSVGIGGEQTGVYPQESPGGWNIIGNSPVKVFNAERQEPCGVSVGDKIKFYPIEKDEHKLITIQVDANIFHLKTYELDDTNK comes from the coding sequence TTGAATAGATTTAAACTGGAATATAAAAAATTTGGTCCCAAGGCTTTGCTCATCGAATGGCCGCGCACGGTTGATGAAGAAATCCTTAATGATATTATTAAGTTTAAAAAACTCATTTTGGATAATATTCAGGGATATGAGTTGGTGCCGGCCTACAATTCTTTGACGGTAATTTCGCAAACAGCCATAGATCACGATAATTTGATAAAAAAAATAAAGGAAATCTATCGTGAAAACTATACTTCTGCCAAAATACAACGAAAATTGTGGCATATTCCCGTTTGTTATGATGAGGATTTTGGGATTGATTTGGAGGCATTCTCCGTGGCCAAAAAACTTAGTATCGACAGGATTATAGAATTGCATATCGAACAGCTTTACACTATTTATTGCATAGGTTTTTTACCAGGATTTATGTATTTGGGCGGACTAAATAAAACCTTGCACCATCCGCGCCGTAACCAACCACGCCTAAATATTCCACAGGGTTCGGTGGGAATAGGAGGGGAGCAAACAGGGGTCTATCCCCAAGAATCTCCCGGTGGATGGAACATTATAGGAAATTCTCCGGTTAAAGTTTTCAATGCAGAGCGCCAAGAGCCCTGTGGGGTTAGTGTAGGGGATAAAATTAAATTTTATCCTATAGAAAAAGATGAACACAAACTAATTACCATTCAGGTGGATGCCAATATTTTTCATTTAAAAACCTACGAACTCGATGATACAAATAAATAA
- the pxpA gene encoding 5-oxoprolinase subunit PxpA, which yields MKSKIIINCDLGEGTNNEEALMPYIQACNIACGGHTGDEVSMRSVMQLAKKHEVKIGAHPSYPDTENFGRLSLNISEEELIETIQSQLQVFEEIAFKENIEWQHIKPHGALYNDLAKDEKLTNTFLKAIEKYKQNMNLYVPYGSIIAEEAKKQGFKILYEAFADRAYNDDRSLVSRKLPNSVLTNKNEILNQVANIAEEGFVWSVQRNRVPIKATTFCVHSDTENSEDIVKFLYSNLQAVNIE from the coding sequence ATGAAGTCGAAAATCATAATAAATTGCGATTTAGGAGAAGGAACAAATAATGAGGAAGCTCTTATGCCTTACATCCAAGCGTGTAATATCGCTTGTGGTGGTCATACTGGTGACGAAGTATCGATGAGATCGGTTATGCAATTGGCAAAGAAACATGAGGTGAAGATAGGAGCACACCCTTCTTATCCAGATACAGAAAATTTTGGGCGATTGTCTTTAAATATTTCCGAAGAAGAATTAATAGAAACCATTCAAAGTCAACTACAAGTATTCGAAGAAATTGCCTTTAAGGAAAATATTGAATGGCAACACATTAAACCTCATGGAGCTCTTTATAACGATCTTGCCAAAGATGAAAAACTTACAAACACCTTTTTAAAAGCTATCGAAAAGTATAAGCAAAACATGAATTTATATGTTCCTTATGGAAGCATAATTGCTGAGGAGGCTAAAAAGCAAGGTTTTAAAATTTTATATGAGGCTTTTGCAGACAGGGCTTACAACGACGATCGGTCTTTAGTGAGTAGAAAGCTTCCCAATTCGGTTCTAACCAATAAAAATGAAATTTTAAACCAAGTTGCCAATATTGCAGAAGAAGGATTTGTATGGAGTGTTCAACGCAATAGAGTTCCCATAAAAGCTACTACTTTTTGTGTACATTCGGACACGGAAAACTCCGAAGATATCGTAAAATTCTTATATAGCAACTTACAAGCCGTTAACATTGAATAG
- a CDS encoding biotin-dependent carboxyltransferase family protein has protein sequence MIQINKPGFYSTIQDLGRFNYRDKGVPVSGVMDSISATFANKLLGNKKNAAVLEITMTGPELEFQEETLIAISGADISPSLNGNEINNDEVYAIKPGDILNFGKLKSGIRCYFAVKGGFKTEEILGSRSWYVSLTEFSHLAVGKTLEITKSTNQDIKKNLPGIDHNFNEKKIEVFKGPEFDWFSEELQHHVLSGLFNIAKENNRMAYQLKQHLYPHKFSILTSSTQPGTVQLTPSGKLIILMKDAQTTGGYPRILQLSENALSLLAQKRTDDEIIFSLQD, from the coding sequence ATGATACAAATAAATAAACCAGGTTTTTACTCTACCATTCAAGATTTAGGTCGGTTTAACTATCGTGACAAAGGTGTTCCCGTAAGTGGAGTTATGGACAGTATCTCTGCAACGTTTGCCAACAAGCTCTTGGGTAATAAAAAGAATGCCGCAGTTTTGGAAATTACCATGACGGGACCAGAGCTGGAATTTCAAGAAGAAACCCTGATTGCCATTTCGGGGGCCGATATTTCTCCATCCCTTAATGGAAATGAGATTAACAATGATGAAGTTTATGCGATTAAACCTGGCGATATTTTAAATTTTGGCAAGCTTAAAAGTGGTATTCGGTGTTATTTTGCTGTAAAGGGCGGGTTTAAAACCGAAGAAATACTGGGAAGTAGATCGTGGTATGTGTCTTTAACCGAATTTTCCCATTTGGCAGTTGGCAAAACCTTGGAAATTACGAAAAGTACGAATCAAGATATCAAAAAGAACCTTCCTGGGATCGATCATAATTTTAATGAAAAGAAAATAGAAGTTTTTAAAGGTCCGGAATTCGATTGGTTTTCTGAAGAATTACAACACCATGTTTTGAGCGGGTTATTTAATATTGCTAAGGAAAATAACCGGATGGCATACCAGTTGAAACAACATCTATATCCCCATAAATTTTCGATTTTAACCTCTTCGACCCAGCCAGGAACAGTGCAGTTAACCCCATCTGGCAAGTTGATTATTCTAATGAAGGATGCGCAAACTACCGGGGGATATCCCAGAATTTTACAGTTATCGGAAAATGCATTGTCGTTATTGGCGCAGAAACGCACGGATGATGAAATTATTTTTTCCCTTCAAGATTAG
- a CDS encoding YifB family Mg chelatase-like AAA ATPase — MLKKVFGSSVFGIEATTITVEVNIGQGIGYHLVGLPDNAIKESNYRIAAALQHNSFKIPGKKITINMAPADMRKEGSAYDLTLAIGILTASEQIKADGLEDYLILGELSLDGTLQPIRGALPIAINAKEEGFKGFILPAENAKEAAIVSGLEVYGVKDIREVIDFFDKDVPLQQTIVNIEEEFYKALDFPEFDFADVKGQESIKRSMEIAAAGGHNIILIGPPGAGKTMLAKRLPSILPPMTMNEALETTKIHSVTGRTINTGIMNQRPFRSPHHTISDVALVGGGAYPQPGEISMAHNGVLFLDELPEFKRSVLEVMRQPLEDREVTISRAKFTVTYPSSFMLVASMNPSPGGYFNDPDAPVTSSPAEMQRYLSKISGPLLDRIDIHIEVTPVPFEKLSDNRKGESSVEIRKRVTAARELQTERFQNLPTIHYNAQMNTKQIREFCQLDAASLDLLRNAMERLNLSARAYDRILKVARTIADLDHEEKISGNHIAEAIQYRSLDRDGWLG; from the coding sequence ATGTTAAAAAAAGTTTTTGGAAGTTCTGTTTTTGGAATAGAAGCCACCACTATTACTGTGGAAGTAAATATAGGTCAAGGTATTGGCTATCATCTGGTGGGATTGCCAGACAACGCTATTAAAGAAAGTAATTATAGAATTGCGGCGGCACTGCAACATAACAGTTTCAAGATTCCCGGAAAAAAAATAACGATTAATATGGCACCCGCAGATATGCGCAAAGAAGGTTCTGCCTACGACCTCACTTTGGCCATTGGTATTTTAACGGCTTCTGAACAAATAAAAGCAGACGGACTCGAAGATTATTTAATCCTGGGGGAATTGTCGCTCGATGGAACGTTGCAACCCATTCGTGGCGCATTGCCTATCGCCATCAACGCAAAAGAAGAAGGTTTTAAAGGATTTATTTTACCCGCTGAAAATGCAAAAGAAGCTGCTATTGTAAGCGGACTTGAAGTTTATGGAGTAAAAGATATTAGAGAAGTAATTGATTTTTTTGATAAAGATGTTCCGTTGCAACAAACCATTGTGAATATTGAAGAAGAATTTTATAAGGCTTTAGACTTTCCTGAATTCGATTTTGCCGATGTAAAAGGACAAGAAAGTATAAAAAGAAGTATGGAAATCGCCGCGGCAGGTGGACATAATATCATACTTATCGGTCCGCCGGGAGCTGGAAAAACCATGCTTGCAAAGCGGCTACCCTCCATCTTACCGCCAATGACTATGAACGAAGCCTTGGAAACAACCAAAATACATTCAGTCACGGGTAGAACCATCAATACAGGTATCATGAATCAGCGACCTTTTCGGAGTCCGCATCATACCATTTCAGATGTTGCCCTAGTAGGAGGTGGAGCTTATCCTCAGCCTGGGGAAATTTCGATGGCGCATAATGGAGTATTGTTTTTAGACGAATTGCCAGAATTTAAACGAAGTGTGTTGGAAGTTATGCGGCAACCTTTGGAGGATAGGGAGGTTACCATTTCCCGAGCAAAGTTTACGGTTACTTATCCGTCCAGTTTTATGTTGGTTGCGAGTATGAATCCGAGTCCAGGTGGATATTTTAATGATCCGGATGCTCCTGTGACCTCTTCTCCCGCGGAAATGCAGCGGTATTTAAGCAAAATTTCGGGTCCGCTTTTAGACCGAATCGACATCCATATAGAAGTTACTCCAGTTCCTTTCGAAAAGCTTTCCGATAATAGAAAAGGCGAAAGCAGTGTGGAGATTAGAAAACGGGTAACTGCAGCAAGGGAACTACAGACCGAAAGGTTTCAAAACTTACCCACGATTCATTACAATGCGCAAATGAATACCAAACAAATAAGGGAATTTTGCCAACTGGATGCGGCTTCCTTAGATTTGCTCAGAAATGCCATGGAGCGATTAAATCTTTCCGCTAGGGCATACGATAGGATTTTAAAAGTGGCCCGAACCATAGCCGATTTGGATCATGAAGAAAAAATATCTGGGAACCATATCGCAGAAGCCATACAATACCGAAGTTTAGACAGAGATGGTTGGTTGGGGTGA
- a CDS encoding N-acetylmuramidase domain-containing protein — translation MKVLKYKSYDPSVYLLEQILVKLGYSVVISNYFGKDTAQAVRDFQLKNDLVVDGIVGVKTWSKLLALEKGLFENTDKLLSEKDLNDFSQEYNLELALVKAINEIESQGKGFLISGRAKILFEGHVFWRELEKRNVDPEKYASEDTKHILYKKWTKKYYVGGEGEYLRLKLASNLDANPDFFDAAHAASSWGSFQIMGYHYKSLGYESIQMFVDAMQTHEREHLRAFGKFLKVNNLMVPLRNKDWDAFSRGYNGPSYKRNQYDTKLKLTYFKYRNTA, via the coding sequence ATGAAAGTCCTTAAATATAAATCTTACGATCCCTCTGTTTATCTTCTGGAACAAATTTTGGTAAAACTGGGTTACAGCGTGGTTATTTCCAATTACTTCGGAAAAGATACTGCGCAAGCGGTCAGGGATTTTCAGCTAAAGAACGATTTGGTGGTCGATGGTATTGTGGGTGTTAAAACATGGAGTAAACTATTGGCGCTGGAAAAAGGGCTCTTTGAAAATACCGATAAGCTGCTCTCTGAAAAAGATTTAAATGACTTTTCCCAAGAATATAATCTGGAGCTCGCTTTGGTAAAAGCGATTAATGAAATAGAAAGTCAAGGAAAAGGATTTTTAATTTCCGGAAGAGCAAAAATACTCTTTGAAGGCCATGTTTTTTGGAGGGAACTGGAAAAAAGAAATGTAGATCCCGAGAAATATGCCTCCGAAGATACCAAGCATATTTTATATAAAAAATGGACAAAAAAATACTATGTAGGAGGCGAAGGGGAATATCTTCGTTTAAAATTGGCATCCAATTTAGATGCAAACCCAGATTTTTTTGATGCCGCGCACGCCGCCTCCTCTTGGGGATCGTTTCAAATAATGGGTTACCACTATAAATCTTTGGGCTACGAAAGCATACAGATGTTCGTAGACGCCATGCAAACCCACGAACGAGAACACCTAAGAGCGTTCGGTAAATTTCTCAAGGTCAATAACCTCATGGTGCCCCTAAGGAATAAAGATTGGGATGCTTTTTCACGTGGTTACAATGGCCCGTCTTACAAACGCAATCAATACGACACAAAGTTAAAGCTTACCTATTTTAAATACAGGAATACCGCTTAG